From one uncultured Methanoregula sp. genomic stretch:
- the dndC gene encoding DNA phosphorothioation system sulfurtransferase DndC has translation MTSQLKLNGKSVSVFNSRNLDSLHSEIQQVYLSDNRPWVIGYSGGKDSTTALQLVWYAIAELPENKRVKPIFVISSDTLVETPVIVDYINNTLKKINESASIQKMPIKAVKLCPRIKDSFWVNLIGRGYPAPSTQFRWCTERLKIRTADRFILESVTKYGEVVMILGVRRGESATRDQVMNLYKIPGSKLSHHSRFAQSYVYTPIEEFTVDDVWTYLLQKPSPWGNNNRDLLVLYKNAQDGECPLVVDDTTPPCGNSRFGCWVCTVVQKDRSMEALIESGENWMEPLLDFRNELAETQIPENKHLYRDFRRMNGKVKIKKDGSDLIRGPYTFEYSKYLLKKLLEAQISVRKNGPDPNFTLILPEELFEIRHIWKTKRSDWEDSVVTIYNEVTGEDLNWIKDDLGTFSSTENILLKKICAEKDVPHQLVTKLLDVEQQLQGLTRRSSIYTRINEILSEDWRSETEVREAMKKKDGIDAKRHVKRV, from the coding sequence ATGACCTCCCAACTCAAATTGAATGGTAAATCAGTATCTGTTTTTAATTCACGGAATCTGGATTCACTTCATTCAGAAATCCAACAGGTTTATCTAAGTGACAACAGGCCTTGGGTGATAGGTTATAGTGGCGGGAAAGACTCAACAACCGCTTTGCAGCTGGTCTGGTATGCTATAGCAGAATTACCGGAAAATAAAAGGGTCAAACCAATTTTTGTAATTTCATCTGATACACTTGTAGAAACGCCGGTTATTGTCGATTATATCAATAATACTCTTAAAAAAATCAATGAATCTGCATCAATACAAAAAATGCCGATTAAAGCGGTAAAATTGTGTCCACGAATTAAGGACTCATTCTGGGTAAACCTGATTGGAAGAGGTTATCCTGCACCTAGTACGCAATTCCGCTGGTGTACTGAACGATTGAAAATTAGAACTGCGGATCGTTTCATTTTAGAAAGTGTTACCAAATATGGCGAAGTTGTCATGATTCTCGGGGTCCGCAGAGGTGAAAGTGCGACCCGTGATCAGGTTATGAACCTTTACAAAATACCGGGATCTAAACTTTCGCATCACTCACGATTTGCTCAGTCATACGTCTACACACCCATTGAAGAATTCACTGTAGATGACGTGTGGACGTACCTTCTTCAGAAACCCTCTCCATGGGGAAATAATAACCGCGACCTTTTGGTACTGTATAAAAATGCCCAGGATGGGGAGTGTCCGCTGGTAGTAGATGATACAACACCTCCGTGCGGGAACAGTCGTTTCGGTTGTTGGGTTTGTACTGTCGTTCAGAAAGATCGGAGTATGGAGGCGTTAATTGAGAGTGGGGAAAATTGGATGGAACCGCTCTTGGACTTCCGTAATGAACTTGCTGAAACCCAGATTCCAGAAAATAAACACCTTTATCGTGATTTCCGGCGTATGAACGGAAAAGTGAAAATAAAAAAAGATGGTTCAGATCTCATCCGTGGGCCTTACACATTTGAATACAGTAAATATTTATTAAAAAAACTTCTCGAAGCGCAAATTAGTGTACGCAAAAATGGTCCCGATCCGAATTTTACCCTGATTCTTCCGGAAGAACTGTTTGAAATCCGGCATATCTGGAAAACAAAGCGCAGTGACTGGGAAGATTCCGTTGTAACGATCTATAATGAAGTAACCGGAGAAGATCTAAATTGGATAAAAGATGATCTTGGAACCTTCTCTTCAACAGAAAACATACTCCTCAAAAAAATTTGTGCAGAAAAAGATGTTCCACACCAGCTTGTAACCAAGTTACTTGATGTTGAACAGCAGCTGCAAGGACTCACACGCAGGTCCTCGATTTATACACGAATTAATGAGATCCTTTCTGAGGATTGGAGATCTGAAACAGAAGTGCGTGAAGCGATGAAAAAGAAAGACGGTATTGATGCCAAGCGGCACGTCAAGAGGGTGTAG
- the dndB gene encoding DNA sulfur modification protein DndB — protein sequence MSVGILRDPDELDSSTYSFPAIRGIQAGREYYSAMVQLKLIPTIFRYNESEVPAQFRAQRTLNRARIPDITRYIVNNSDDYVFSSIAASISDGPVKFRPADEKHPSSKIGKLVLSTDVKIIINDGQHRRAAIEEALKERPDLGNEHISVVFYIDKGLKRSQQMFSDLNRHAVRPTKSINILYDSRDPFAKFVLNMANSLSIFEGLTDLEKTSISNRSGKMFTLSIIYQATQALLSKNTKIKKVSPPEEKLAHEYWNEVAKNIPEWQQLIKRDIRSYALREDYVHAHGIALHALGVAGNTLIREFPERWSEKLTVLREIDWRRSNTTIWEGRAMNHGRISKAQTNLVLTANYLKQKMSLTLTPDEEEMEKQFRNHYTGTNS from the coding sequence ATGAGCGTTGGCATACTTCGGGATCCGGATGAATTAGATTCAAGTACCTATTCTTTTCCTGCAATTCGTGGAATTCAGGCAGGCCGAGAGTACTATTCTGCAATGGTTCAGCTAAAGCTGATTCCTACAATATTTCGGTATAATGAATCAGAGGTACCGGCACAATTCAGAGCTCAACGAACTCTTAATCGGGCGAGAATTCCGGATATCACCAGATATATCGTAAATAATTCGGATGACTATGTTTTTTCCTCAATTGCAGCATCAATCAGTGATGGTCCGGTGAAATTCCGCCCAGCAGATGAAAAGCATCCGTCAAGTAAAATTGGGAAACTGGTCCTTTCTACAGATGTGAAAATTATTATCAATGATGGTCAACACCGACGTGCAGCAATTGAAGAGGCGTTAAAAGAGCGACCCGACCTTGGAAATGAGCATATCTCTGTGGTATTTTACATTGATAAAGGATTAAAAAGAAGTCAGCAAATGTTTTCTGATCTCAATCGACATGCAGTACGGCCGACAAAATCGATTAACATCCTCTATGACAGCCGAGATCCATTTGCAAAATTTGTCTTAAATATGGCAAATTCTCTTTCCATTTTCGAAGGCCTAACTGATCTTGAAAAAACATCCATTTCAAACCGATCTGGAAAAATGTTTACACTCTCAATAATATACCAAGCAACACAGGCCCTTCTTTCAAAAAATACCAAAATAAAAAAAGTATCCCCCCCCGAGGAAAAACTTGCTCATGAATATTGGAATGAAGTCGCAAAAAATATTCCTGAATGGCAACAATTGATTAAACGTGATATCAGGAGCTATGCATTGAGAGAGGATTATGTCCATGCGCACGGGATAGCACTGCATGCTCTGGGTGTCGCTGGAAACACCCTCATTCGTGAATTCCCTGAACGCTGGAGTGAGAAACTCACGGTTCTACGGGAAATCGATTGGAGACGATCAAACACAACTATCTGGGAAGGACGAGCAATGAATCATGGTCGCATTTCGAAAGCTCAGACAAATCTTGTCCTTACTGCTAATTATTTGAAACAAAAAATGAGTTTAACTCTTACACCCGATGAAGAAGAGATGGAAAAACAATTTCGCAATCATTATACCGGAACTAATTCATGA